The genomic window CCAGCGGCAGCTCGTCGAGCAGGGGAATAAGGGACTCGCGCAGCGTCTGCCCGCGCATCATCCACTGAAAATAACTGCGCCCGCCGTGGGTGTAGGGGCCGTAGAGCTTGGACTCGGGGAACATTCCCAGCAGGGTTTCAAACAGCCGCTGGTGCCGGGTGTGCATCCGCAGCGTGACGTGCGGCTGCTTGCCGTCGCCGCCGAAGTGCCCCTCGCCAATCAGGATGCCGAGCAGCAGCCCGCGCTGAAAGTCGTTCAGTTCGGTCATGTGGGCTCCCCTGCGGGCCCGGCCCACTCACGTCTTTTCGTCACTCTGCCTGTCCGCCAGTCCACCGCCGGACTGTATCAGGCCGCCTCTTGCCCAGGTTCCTTTGACTCAGGCTGACTCAGTCGTCTTCCAGCAGCAGCTCCAGCCCCCGGCTCGCCGATTCGCGCAGGCTGAAGGTGGCGTCCGGCGTCAGGTCGGTGGCCTCGGGGTTGATTTCGATGACGGCGCCGCCACGCCGCAGCGTCTCCGCTGCCAGCCCCGCAGCCGGGTAGACCACGCTGCTCGTGCCGATGACCAGGGCGACTTCGGCCCCGGCAAAGGCCCGCTGCGCCGCGTCCAGCGCGTCTACCGGCAAGTATTCCCCGAACCAGACGATGTGGGGGCGCATCCGCTGGCCATTGGGAGAAAGCGGCGGCAGCGTCAGCTCGTCCGGCGCGGCCAGGGGAAAGACCTCGCCGGTCAGTTCGTCGCGGGCCTGCAAGAGGTTGCCGTGCAGTTCGACCAGTTCGCCTCCTGCGCTCCCGCTGCCGGCGCGGGCGTGCAGGCCGTCCACGTTCTGGGTCGCCAGGAAAAAGCCCGGGCCCTTGCGCCGTTCGAGTTCGGCCAGCAGCTCGTGGCCCCGGTTGGGCTGCGCGGCCAGCACGTCGCGGTAGCGCCCGGCGTACCACTCCCACACGAGGTCGGGGTCGCGGCGGTAGGCGTCCGGGCTGGCGAGGTCCTCGGGCCGGAAGCGCGCCCAGTGGCCGGTCTGCGCGTCACGGAAAGTCGGAATGCCGCTCTCGGCGCTGATGCCCGCGCCCGTCAGCACGGCGACGCGGCGGGCAGCCTTCAGGGCGGCGCGGGCTTGGGAAAGGTCCATGCCGTGAGGATAAAGGGCCCTGAAGCTAGATGGCCCTGTAGAGAAAGGGACGAGGCCGGGAGCGGACGTGAACTCCGCTTACTGGCCCCCTCCCCGCCATCACCGCCGCAGCTTGCGGGCGGCTTCCTCCGGCGTCAGCTCGCCGCGTTCGAGCTGGCTGAGCACCTCGTCCTGCGGGTCGGGCGCTTCGGGTTCGTAGCCCATCGCTCGCAGCAGGGCATCGAAACGCGAACGCACCGTGGGGTACGAGAGGCCCAGAACCCGCTCCACTTCCTTGAGGTTGCCGCGCACCCGGATGTAGAGGCGCAGAAATTCGAGGTTCTCGGGTGTCAGGGTGGCGAATTCGTTGAGTTCGAACACCCCGCGCACGGTGGTGCCGCTGGTCGGAAACCGCAGTTCCGTGACCAGCGGCGCTTCGGTTTCGTCGGGAAAAGGCAGAGGCAGCGGGCGCATGGGGGGATGGTAGAGGGTCGGGAGCTTTTGCAGCGCGAACCGCCCCGGCCCTGTCACCGGAGGACGGTCACCGAATGCTGATCTGAATCTCGTTCCCCGCGCTGTCCTCCGCCGTCACGAGGTCGCCGGGCGGCGGGTCAGCCTCGATCAGCAGTTGCAGCGCCTCCAGGCTGAAACCTGCCGCTTCCAGTGCGCGTACTCCGTGTGGCGGAATCAGCTTGTGCAGATGCGGCGCGAGGCTCAGCGGAAAGTGGGCGTGGTACTCGCTGCCGTCACTCGACTCGGTGTGAACGCTCAGGACACGTGCCGAGGGCCCCGGCTGCGGGCTTCCCCAGTTCAGGTGCTGCTGGGGTGAGTCGGCGGCGCTGTCCAGGGTGCGGCCCACGAGTTCGGCTGTGCGGTCAGTCATGGCTTCTCTTCCTCCAGGGCGGCCTCGTCCCGGCTGGGGCGTCCGCGGCGACGGGTCACGCAGCCCGCGCAGCAGCAGCAGGTGCTCGGCAAGTTGTTCGGCGCTCAGGTTCTCGCGGGCCAGCAGCGAGGCGAGCAGTTCACGGTCACTGCCTTCCAGCGCCAGTTTCGGACTCAGCGCGGCCAGCAGCGGCGCGGCGTCGTCCAGCGTCAGGCGGCCCGCCTGCACCAGCCCGAGCAGGCGCACCACCTTTTCCCTCATGCGGTCTTCTCTCACGCTGTCCCCAGCCGAATCTGGCCGCCCGCCACCTGACAGGACAGCAGCGCGGCTCCGTCCCCGAGCTGCCCCTGGTACCTCGCGCTGCCGAACTCCCCACTTTTGCGGGTGGCGAAGTCGGCGGCGAACAGGCCCCCGGTAACCCGGGCGTCCACCCGCAGCGAACTGTCCGGACGGAGGGCTAGCCGGGCATTGCCCCCATGCAGTTTCAACTGGTGCTCGCCCGACGCGAGTTCCCCGTTCCAGTTCAGGTTGCCGCCGTGAATGCGGGCACTCAGAGCCGTGCTCCCCGCCACGCTTACGTTGCCGCCGTGCACCGTGAGGTCCGTGCCGCCCATCACTGCGCCCACGCTGAGATTGCCGCCCTGGATGCGAGCACTCAGGGACGCCATAGCCGCTGTCCTCACATTGCCGCCGTGCAGCGTGATCTGCAACTCGCCGCCGAGGCCCGGCAGGGCCACCTGACCGCCGTGTACCTCGGCCTGCACATCGCGCGGCGCGAACGGCAGGGTCAGCACCGCTCGCACGTTGCGCCAGTCTCCGCCCAGCCAGCCCCGGCGAGCCGTGTCCTTCACCTCACGCACCTGCCAGCCCTGCGGCGTGGCGGTCAGTTCCACCCGCCCCGGCTCGCTCACATGCAGTTGCGGGTGCGGCGCGGCGCTGTCCTGAACGACATGCAGCGCGTAGCCGGTCACGTCCAGATGCAGGTTCGGGGGGGTGTCGGTCGCCGCCGTCAACGGGGCGAGGTTGAGGGGTTCGCCGGGCTCATCGCCGGCCAGACCGTCCAGCAACTCGGCGGCTTCCTCAGCGGTGAGTTTGCCTGTGGCGACCAGATGTTCGACCTGGGAACGGAACTGCTCGTGCTGCTCTTCGTTCATGGTGCCTCCTTAAGAGAATAGAAACATGGAATTACCAAAATGTCAAACCCAGGCTTTCATGTTTATGCCGAGTTCAGAGGGATTTTACCCATAAAAACGATAATTCCCAGACCGACCTAGAAAACCGGAGTTTATAGAATGGTAAATCACCCCTTCACCCCTCCCCTTTCAGCCTCCGGGCTATCCTGCTCGGCATGACCCAGCCCGAACTCACCCCCGCCCAGCGCACCGAGGTGGAACTCCTCGCCCGGGGCCGCGCCGACAAGAGCCGCGTCCTGCGCGACCTGAAGCTGCCCGAAACGCCCGAGGCCGCCCACGCGCTGCTGCTGCGCCTCGGCGTCTGGGACGAGGCCCGCACCCCCTACGCCGACCGCCTGCGCGCCGCTTTGAACGCAGTGGAGTTGCCGGTGCCCGACTTCGACCCCGCCGAGGAGCGGCTCGACCTGACCCATCTGCCCACCTTCGCCATCGACGACGAGGGGAACCAGGACCCCGACGACGCGGTGGGCGTGGAAGACCTCGGTGGCGGCCTGACCCGGCTGTGGGTGCACGTGGCCGACGTGGCGGCTCTGGTGGCCCCCGACAGCCCGCTTGACCTCGAAGCGCGGGCACGCGGCGCCACCCTCTACCTGCCCGACCGCACCATCGGGATGCTGCCCGACGAACTGGTGGCGAAGGCGGGGCTGGGCCTGCACGAGGTGTCTCCGGCGCTCTCCATCTGTCTCGACCTCGACCCGGACGGCAACGCCGAGGCGGTGGACGTGCTGCTGACGCGCGTGAAGGTGCAGCGCCTCGCCTATCAGGAGGCGCAGGCCCGGCTGGAGGCGGGCGAGGAACCCTTCGTCACGCTCGCCCGCCTCGCCCGCGCCAGCCGCCGCCTGCGCGAGGGCGAAGGCGCGCTGTCCATCGACCTGCCCGAAGTGCGCGTGAAGGCCGACGAGACGGGCGCCTCCGTCTTTCCGCTGCCCAAGCCCGAGATGCGGACGGTGGTGCAGGAGTGCATGACGCTGGCTGGCTGGGGGACCGCCATCTTTGCCGACGACAACGAGATTCCCCTGCCCTTCGCCACCCAGGACTACCCCACCCGTGAGGTGGCGGGCGATACCCTGCCCGCGATGTGGGCGCGGCGTAAGACGCTGGCCCGCACCCGCTTTCAGCCCTCGCCAGGGCCGCACCACGGGATGGGCCTCGACCTCTACGCCCAGGCGACGAGCCCCATGCGCCGCTACCTCGACCTGGTGGTGCACCAGCAGTTGCGGGCCTTCCTGGCGGGCCGCGACCCGCTGAGCAGCAAGGTTATGGCCGCGCACATCGCCGAGTCGCAGATGAACGCCGACGCCACCCGGCAGGCCGAGCGCCTCAGCCGCCGTCACCACACCCTGCGCTTCATCGCCGCGCAGCCGGAGCGCGTGTGGGACGCGGTGGTGGTGGACCGCCGGGGGGCACAGGCCACGCTGCTGATTCCCGACCTCGCCTTCGACGTGCAGGTAAACACGCCCGCCGCTCCCGGCACCGCGCTGCAGGTGCAATTTGCCGATATCGACCTGCCGCAAATGCGGGTGCGGGCGCGCAGCGTCTGACGCTGTCAGCAAGCGAATCCGCAGCGGGACATTTCGCCCTGAACGAAAAAAAATGACGTTCTAGACGCGGGAAAGTTGCCTCATCTTGCATTTGGAAAGCGCCAGAGCTGTCTAAACTGCGGGTATGACTGCCGCGAGCCTTCCCTGCGACATCGTGTCCCTCCGCATGGCCCACTGCCGTGCCGAGCACGCCGCCGGAAGTCGGCAGTATCACCTCGCGGTGCTGCATTACCGCACCTGCCTCGAAGTCGCCGAGCGCCGCGAAGACTGCCGCGCCATGCAGTTTTTCGCGCTGCGCCTCGCCGAGTGCTATGACGAAATGGGCCTGAGAACCAAGGCGCACTCTTTCCGTCATCTCGCCGACGCCGATGACACCGCTCTGCTGGGCTAAAAATTCTTTTGCTCTAAAGCATTTGACAGAATGATCTGGTCTGTCTTTGACCCTCTACCTTGATGGGAGAGGGCCTTGCGAAGCAAGGGGTGAGGGTGTCTTTTTCTGTCAAATGCCCTAGTAAACGTCAGGAAGACCAACTGGGCCGGAATGGACTCTGCCGATACTCACTGATTTGCTGTGCGAGGCGCAGAGTCATCAGAAGATGTTCGTACCGTTCGGGATGACCATTGAGAGCCTGTCCGCTGGGATGCCAACTGTTGAGGGTCACAGTCCTGCTGACGGCTCTGCCCTTGACCCGCGCCCACCCGCTGGCGGCGGCTCGTCCCAGCGTGACGACGACAGCCAGCTCTGGCAAAAGCTCGATGAGCTCGGCGAGAAGGTCGGCGCCTTCCTGAATCTCGCCTTGCTTGACGCCGCGAATTCGGTGGTCATCACCTACGTACCACGGCACGATATTCCACAACAAAAGCTGTTCACGACGCACGCCGCTGTCTGCAATGAGCTGAAACATGGTGTGGGCCGTGTGGTCGTCATTGTCCATGCTGATAAATCCACTGCCACCGCGGGACTGCGCGGCTTGTGGCCCCGGCGCTTCCAGCAGGCAGAGAATGCGGCTGTTGACGCCTCCACCTGCCGGGTCAAGCTCTGGAATGTCCAGGCCGCGTGGCGCCACCCTTGCCCGTAAGTCCTGAAGGTGAGCTTGCAGCGGGACGTGGTGCGGCAAAGTGAGCTAGGAGCGGCGCTGCTCTACTTGGGTAGGGTCGGCAAGCTGTCTGGATGAAGTTGGAAATTCTGGGAGAGCGCTGTCCATGTCCCCAACTCTACGGGGGCCTCTGAAAAGCTGACATACATGGGGAAAACAAAAAATCCCCTGCCAGGGACAGAGGAGTTCTCGTTTGGTGGCCAGGGCCGGACTTGAACCGGCGACCCAACGATTTTCAGTCGTTTGCTCTACCAGCTGAGCTACCTAGCCGTGCTCCCCAGGGGGAGACTTTGGCGGTCCGGACGGGATTTGAACCCGCGACCTTCTGCGTGACAGGCAGATATGCTAACCGCTACACTACCGGACCAACTGGTAAATATGAGGCTGCCAAAAGCAGCGCGATTAAAGATAGCGGGCGATTCTCAGGGTGTCAACCATGTCACGGTGTGCGGGCGAGAGCAGGGTGACTGGCCCGCTAGACTGCGGGGCGTGATGAGTGATCTTTCTGCTGACTCGGCGTCCCCCCGCGTCGGCGTGGTGATGGGCAGCCGCAGCGACTCCGAGACGATGCAGGGCGCCTTGGACCTCCTGTCGCAGCTTGAGATTCCCTACGAGGTGCGCGTGCTCTCGGCCCACCGTACGCCGGGGCTACTGTCGACCTACGCGGCCCGCGCCGAGCGGCTGGGACTCGCCTGCATCATTGCCGGGGCGGGGGGGGCCGCGCACCTGCCAGGGATGCTGGCGGCCTTTACGCGGGTGCCGGTGCTCGGCGTGCCGGTGCAGTCGCGGGCCCTCAGCGGTCAGGACAGCTTGCTGAGCATCGTGCAGATGCCTGCCGGTGTCCCCGTCGCCACCTTCGCCATCGGACAGGCGGGGGCCAAAAACGCTGCGCTCTTTGCCGCCGCCCTGCTCGCCACCACTGATGCGGGGGTGCGGACCCGGCTGGAGGCCTTCCGCGCTGCTCAAACTCAAGCCGTGCTGGATGACCCCTATTTCGACGGTCATCCCCAGGCGGGCACCGAATGAGCGACCAACCTGCGGCCACCCTCGGCATTCTGGGCGGCGGACAACTCGCTCAGATGCTGGCCCTCGCTGCGCTGCCGCTGGGGGTGCAGGTGCGGGTGCTTGAACCTGATGCGGAAGCCCCAGCCCGGCTGTGTGCCGAGCATGTGCACGCGCCCTACACCGACCCGGCGGGGCTGGACGCGCTTGCGGCGTGCGACGCGGTCACGCTGGAATTCGAAAATGTCCCGGTGGAGTCGCTGGACGCTCTGCGGGGCCGGGTGCCGGTGCGTCCCGGAGCCGGGCTGCTCGCCCGCTCCAAGCACCGCGCCCGCGAGAAGGCGGCGCTGCAAGAGGCGGGGGCGCGCACGGCGCCCTTCGTGGTCATCCAGCGGGAAGCGGACCTGGACGGCGCTCTGGACCGGGTCGGGGGCCAGGGCATCCTCAAAACCTCCGAACTCGGGTACGACGGAAAAGGGCAGGTGCGGGTGGCCTCCGACACCGACCTGCGCCAGGGCTGGGCCGAGCTGGGGCAAGTCGCCTGCATATTGGAAGGCTTCGTCACCTTTGAGCGCGAAGTCAGCCTCGCTGTGGCGCGCACGGCGGACGGGCGCCTGGCCTTTGGGCCGCTGGTGGAGAACGTCCACCGTGACGGGATTTTGCGGACGTCCGTTTACCCCGCTGCCGTGCCGGACGGCACCGAAGCCCGCGCCCGCGAGATGGCCCGCGCCGTGGCCGAGGGCTGGGGCCTGGAAGGGCTGCTCACGCTGGAATTCTTTCAGGTGCCGGACGGCGACCTGCTGGTGAATGAGGTCGCGCCCCGTGTCCACAACTCCGGCCACCTGACCCAGGACGGCGGCGGTGCCAGCCAGTTCGAGGCACAGGTGCGCGCGGTGCTGGGCCTGCCGCTGTCCGACTGGTCTCCCCTGCTGCCCTGCGCGATGGTCAACTATGTCGGTGTGGAGGGGGCCGCGCCCGACTGGGCCGCCATTGACGCCCTTCCCGGCACCCGCGTCCACCTCTATCACAAGGCGCACCGCACCGGGCGCAAGCTGGGACACGTCAATCTGGCAGCGCCCGACCTGCCCACCTTGCATCAGCGGCTGGCACAGCTCGAACAGCTCATCCCCTGACTTTTCGTCTGCTTCCCGCACCCCCCGTGACCCGTTCCTGATCGAGTGTCGGGGCAAAGGTAAGCTCTGCTCATTGCCCGTCAGCCAGGGGCGTCTAGGGTAGATGGATGAAGCGTTTTCTTCTTCCCCTGCTGCTGACCTGGCCTGGCGCGGCGCTGGCAGCCCAGCCTGCTCCTCAGCTGGCACTGGCACAGGATCTGCAACTCACTTTCAAGGGCGAACTCAAAAAGATCGACGACGGTCAGCTCGTCACGGCGCCTGTGACCAAGAGCTGGACCCTGCCCGCCAAGTGGGTTGCCCGCAGCCGTGAGTACAACAAGCTCAGCTCGTACCTGACCCCCTACCTCGACCGGGTGGAAAAGGAAACCTTCGTGCGTGGGCGCCCCGCCAAGTTCGAGCAGGTGGGCAACAAGTGGGTGGCGACCGACCAGCCCGAGTGGAAGCTCGACCGTCCGGCGACGGAGGCCAAGCTGCTCGAAGCGATTCGCACTGGGGCAACGACCCTGCCGGTCGTCTTCAGCGAAAAGGTGCCCCAGCGCAGCGTGGCCCTGCTTGCCGAGCGCGGCGTCATGCGCAACCTGGCGAGCGCCCGCAGCTCATTTACTGGCAGCCCGGATTTCCGCGTCAAGAACATCGTGGTCGGGTCTTCTAAGCTTGACTACCAGTGGGTGGCGCCCGGCGAGGACTTCGATTTCAACAAGTCAATGGGGGACATCAACGCGGCCAACGGCTTCGTGCCCGGTTACATCATTTCCGGCGGCACGCTGGCGCTGGAAGACGGCGGCGGCATCTGCCAGGTCAGCACCACCATTTTCCGCGCCCTTTGGGAAGCGGGCCTGCCCATCGTAGAGCGCAACCAGCACTCCTACCGCGTCCACTACTACGACCCGGTGGGCTACGAGGCGACGGTGTACGCCCCCAGCAAGAACCTGCGGATGAAGAACGACACCGATGCCTACATCTTCATTCAGGCGAGCTGGAACACGGCGACCCAGAAACTACGCTTCGACGTGTTTGGCCCTGACACGGGCCGCAAAACCCAGATCAGTGCCCCAGTGGTCACGGATGTGAAACCCGCCGCCTCTCCCACCTTCACCCCTGATAAGCGCGTGGTGCTGGGGCAACAGCGCCTGCTCGACCAGCCGATGGAGGGGATGACGAGCGTGATTACCCGCACCGTCACCTTCCGCGACGGCACCAGCCAGCAGGACAGCATTAAGAGCGTCTACAAGCCCTGGGGCGCGGTGTACGGCGTGCATCCCAGCGACCCGCGCCTGAAGCAGACGGAAGCGCAGGCGAAGAAGTAAACCGAACTGCAACCCCGGCGGCTCCCTAGACGGGGCACTGCCGGGGTTGTGTAATCTCTCGGCAGGGCGGAATGTTTTAATGCCCTCACCATGACCACCGACCAGCAGCGCCGCGCCGCCAACGCTCGGCAATTTGACCGTATTGCCGCCGACTATGACGCGCTGGGTTTTTTGACTCAGGCTGCGTTGGCCCTGGCCGCCGCGCTAGATGTTCCGCCCACTGGCCGGGTACTTGATGTGGCGACAGGTACCGGCACTGTGGCCTTGACGCTCGCTCCAAAGGTTGCTGAGGTGATGGGCACTGACATTGCCCCAGCCATGATTGAACAGGCGCGGCAGCGGGCGGCTGGACGCTCCAACGTGCAGTTCGTGCTTGCTGAGGCAACAGCCCTGACCTTTGCCGATCAAAGTTTCGACGTGGTGGTTTGTGGCGCAGGGCTTTTTTTCGTGCCCGATATGGTCGCAGCTTTAAGAGAGTGGCGGCGGGTGCTGCGGCCCGGTGGCGAAGTCGTGTTTAGCGCGTTTGGGCGTGGCCTGCTCGGCCCGTTGCCGGGACTGTGGCGCGAACGGCTCGCCGGAGAAGGCGTCAAACCTGGAGCGCCGCCGCTGGGGCGTATCGGTACGGTAGAGGCCGCAAAGGACTTGCTCATTCAGGCAGGGTTTGCTGAGGTGACTGCCGAATTGACGCCGTTGCCCTACACCCTCGCTACGCCTGCTGACCGCTGGGCCGACATCCGGGCAGGACTGGAAGGATTGCCCCTTGCCCAATTCACGCCAGAAGTGCAAGCCCGTCTAGAAGACGAGCATCTTGCCGAATTACAACCGCTGTTCGCCGCTGGGCCGCTGACGGTGCCGATTCTCTTGATCGTGGCGCGAGGGCGCAAAGCGGTTTCAGATTGAGCCTGACTCCTTGGAGGGGACTCACTCTTAAGCTCAGTGAGCCTCCTTCCCCATTTGTTTCACCGTCAAGTTTCGCGTGAAACCTAACTTCCCACTCGCTGGCCTTTCAGATGCACCAGCAGGGCACTGATATCGGCGTGGCGGACACCGGAAATGCGGCTGGCCTGCTCCACTGTCTGCGGTTGCAGGCGCGTTAATTTTTCGCGCGCTTCGTTGGACAGGGCCGTAATACCGGCGAAATTCACGCCGCTGAGGCTGAGTTCACGGGCTTTGGCTTCTGAGCGCAGTTGCGATTCGGCGCGGGCGATGTAGCCGGCGTACTTGACGCGGATTTCCACCGCTTCGCGCTCGCTGGCACCCAGTTCGGCGGGCAGTGTGGCGCCCAGAGTTTCTACGTCGGCCAGCGACAGCTCGGGGCGGCGCAGCCAGGCATCGGCGGTTTGCCCTTGCATGCGCTGCTTGCTGAGGCTTTTGATGCCGCTCTGCACCCGAGCGTACTTCTCCTGCACCCTTATCAACTCGGCGTCATCAACCAGCCCCAGCGCATGGCCGATAGGCGTCATGCGCTCGTCGGCGTTGTCCTGGCGGACCAATAGGCGGTGTTCCACCCGGCTGGTCATCATGCGGTAGGGTTCGTCGCTGCCCTTGAAGACGAGGTCGTCGAGCAACACACCCAGATAACTGGTTTCCCGCCCGATGACCTGTTCGTCCAGGCCAAGGGAGCGCCGCGCTGCCGCCGTCCCTGCGACCAAGCCCTGCGCCGCCGCTTCCTCGTAGCCGCTGGTGCCGTTGAGCTGCCCGGCGGTGAAGAGGCCCGGCAGCTTTTTGGATTCGAGGTTGAGGGTGAGTTCAGTGGAGTCCACCACGTCGTATTCCACCGCGTAGGCGTAGCGCTGAATGACGGCCTGCTCGAAGCCTGGGAGCGTCCGCACCAGTTCGTCTTGCAGGCGCGGCGGCAGTGAGGAGGAAAAGCCCTGGAGGTAGACCTCGCTCGTCTGCACGCCGTCGGGTTCCACGAACAGCAGGTGGCGGTCGTGGTGGGCGAACTTGACCACTTTGTCCTCGATGCTCGGACAGTAGCGTGGCCCCAGGCCCTCGATGTCGCCGGCATACATGGGCGACTCGTGCAGGTTTTCCTGAATCAGCGCGTGCGTCTGCGGTGTGGTGTGGGTCTGCCAGGTCGGAGACTCGGCGGCGCGGGGACCGGGCGTGCCGGTAAAGCCGCGCGGCTGCGGGTCGGCGGGAATTTCCAGCAGGTCGGCAAAGCGCACCGAGTCGGCCCGGACGCGCGGAGGGGTGCCGGTCTTGTAGCGCTTGAGCACGTGCCCGCCGCGTTCCAGTGGAGCTGAAAGAAAGCGCGAGGGCGGCTCGCCCTGTCGTCCCTCGGGGCGCGATTGGCGGCCATACCAGGTCACACCGCGCATGAAGGTACCGGCGGCAAGGACCACACTGCGGGCGTGCAGGCGGCGGCCATCGCTGGTCACGACCACCCAGCCGCCCTGCCCATCCTGTTCCAAGTCGGCGGCTTCACCGCGCACAATCTCAATTTCGGAGTGCCCGAAAATCACGTCCTGGGCGCGTTCGGCGTAGGCGTCGCGTTCGTTCTGCACGCGCAGCGACTGCACGGCGGGGCCCTTGCTCGCGTTGAGCATCCGGGTGTGAATGGCGGTGTCGTCGGCGAGGCGACCCATCAGTCCGCCGAGCGCCTGCACTTCAAAGACGAGCTGGCTTTTGCCCGGCCCGCCCACCGCCGGGTTGCAGGGCATGCGGCCCACCGTCGCCGGGTTGCCGACGAGCAGCGCGACCCGCGAGAATTTGGCGGCGGCCCAGGCAGCTTCCAGCCCCGCGTGGCCTCCGCCGATGACGATGACATTCCAGCCCTTCATAAGGGGTCAGTGTAGCGGCCTGAGCGCCTAATAAACGTGCTGTGCGTAGGAGCGCCAGCCCCTCCTGAATTGTGGACCTGGCCACTCTTAGGGCTCACAATAGCGGCATGGACTTCGCCAGCTTAAGGGCCGACCTCATCGGGTCGGAGGCCGTCATCCGCACCCCGTTCGGCGAGCGGCGGGTCACTTACGCCGACTACGTGGCCTCGGGCCGGGCGCTGCGCAGCGTAGAAGACCAGGTGCGCCGGCTCGCGCTGCCGCTCTACGCCAACACCCACACCGAGGACAGCGCGACCGGCGCGCACTCCACCCACCTGACCCACGAGGCGCACGAGTACGTCAAGGCGCAACTCGGCGCGGACGCGAGCTGCAAACTGGTGTTCTGCGGTTCGGGCAGCACGGCGGCGGTGCGGAGAATGCAAGACATTCTAGGCCTCAGCGTGGGCTGCGCTCACCGGCTGACGGTGCTGGACGCTCTGCCCGAGCACGAGCGCCCGGTGGTCTTCGTCGGCCCCTACGAGCACCACTCCAACGAGGTGAGCTGGCGCGAGACGCTGGCGGAAGTGGTGGAGATTCCGCTGTGTGCGCGCGGCAATCTGGATTTAGATGCCCTGATTACGGCGCTCAAAGACCCCCGCTACGCCCGCCGTCCCAAAATCGGCTCGTTCAGCGCGGCGAGCAACGTCACTGGCCTGCTCACCGACACCCGCACCGTCGCGCGGATTTTGCACCGGCACGGGGCCTACGCTTTCTTCGACTTCGCGGCGAGCGCGCCTTACGTCGCCATCGACATGAAGCCGGGACAGCCCGACGGCTACGACGCGGTGTTTCTCAGTCCGCACAAGTTTGTCGGCGGCCCCGGAACGCCCGGCCTGCTGTGCTTCCGCG from Deinococcus radiodurans R1 = ATCC 13939 = DSM 20539 includes these protein-coding regions:
- a CDS encoding class I SAM-dependent methyltransferase, whose protein sequence is MTTDQQRRAANARQFDRIAADYDALGFLTQAALALAAALDVPPTGRVLDVATGTGTVALTLAPKVAEVMGTDIAPAMIEQARQRAAGRSNVQFVLAEATALTFADQSFDVVVCGAGLFFVPDMVAALREWRRVLRPGGEVVFSAFGRGLLGPLPGLWRERLAGEGVKPGAPPLGRIGTVEAAKDLLIQAGFAEVTAELTPLPYTLATPADRWADIRAGLEGLPLAQFTPEVQARLEDEHLAELQPLFAAGPLTVPILLIVARGRKAVSD
- a CDS encoding ribonuclease R family protein, giving the protein MTQPELTPAQRTEVELLARGRADKSRVLRDLKLPETPEAAHALLLRLGVWDEARTPYADRLRAALNAVELPVPDFDPAEERLDLTHLPTFAIDDEGNQDPDDAVGVEDLGGGLTRLWVHVADVAALVAPDSPLDLEARARGATLYLPDRTIGMLPDELVAKAGLGLHEVSPALSICLDLDPDGNAEAVDVLLTRVKVQRLAYQEAQARLEAGEEPFVTLARLARASRRLREGEGALSIDLPEVRVKADETGASVFPLPKPEMRTVVQECMTLAGWGTAIFADDNEIPLPFATQDYPTREVAGDTLPAMWARRKTLARTRFQPSPGPHHGMGLDLYAQATSPMRRYLDLVVHQQLRAFLAGRDPLSSKVMAAHIAESQMNADATRQAERLSRRHHTLRFIAAQPERVWDAVVVDRRGAQATLLIPDLAFDVQVNTPAAPGTALQVQFADIDLPQMRVRARSV
- the purK gene encoding 5-(carboxyamino)imidazole ribonucleotide synthase, with protein sequence MSDQPAATLGILGGGQLAQMLALAALPLGVQVRVLEPDAEAPARLCAEHVHAPYTDPAGLDALAACDAVTLEFENVPVESLDALRGRVPVRPGAGLLARSKHRAREKAALQEAGARTAPFVVIQREADLDGALDRVGGQGILKTSELGYDGKGQVRVASDTDLRQGWAELGQVACILEGFVTFEREVSLAVARTADGRLAFGPLVENVHRDGILRTSVYPAAVPDGTEARAREMARAVAEGWGLEGLLTLEFFQVPDGDLLVNEVAPRVHNSGHLTQDGGGASQFEAQVRAVLGLPLSDWSPLLPCAMVNYVGVEGAAPDWAAIDALPGTRVHLYHKAHRTGRKLGHVNLAAPDLPTLHQRLAQLEQLIP
- the purE gene encoding 5-(carboxyamino)imidazole ribonucleotide mutase, translated to MSDLSADSASPRVGVVMGSRSDSETMQGALDLLSQLEIPYEVRVLSAHRTPGLLSTYAARAERLGLACIIAGAGGAAHLPGMLAAFTRVPVLGVPVQSRALSGQDSLLSIVQMPAGVPVATFAIGQAGAKNAALFAAALLATTDAGVRTRLEAFRAAQTQAVLDDPYFDGHPQAGTE
- a CDS encoding uracil-DNA glycosylase, with product MAPRGLDIPELDPAGGGVNSRILCLLEAPGPQAAQSRGGSGFISMDNDDHTAHTMFQLIADSGVRREQLLLWNIVPWYVGDDHRIRGVKQGEIQEGADLLAELIELLPELAVVVTLGRAAASGWARVKGRAVSRTVTLNSWHPSGQALNGHPERYEHLLMTLRLAQQISEYRQSPFRPSWSS
- a CDS encoding VanW family protein, which translates into the protein MKRFLLPLLLTWPGAALAAQPAPQLALAQDLQLTFKGELKKIDDGQLVTAPVTKSWTLPAKWVARSREYNKLSSYLTPYLDRVEKETFVRGRPAKFEQVGNKWVATDQPEWKLDRPATEAKLLEAIRTGATTLPVVFSEKVPQRSVALLAERGVMRNLASARSSFTGSPDFRVKNIVVGSSKLDYQWVAPGEDFDFNKSMGDINAANGFVPGYIISGGTLALEDGGGICQVSTTIFRALWEAGLPIVERNQHSYRVHYYDPVGYEATVYAPSKNLRMKNDTDAYIFIQASWNTATQKLRFDVFGPDTGRKTQISAPVVTDVKPAASPTFTPDKRVVLGQQRLLDQPMEGMTSVITRTVTFRDGTSQQDSIKSVYKPWGAVYGVHPSDPRLKQTEAQAKK
- a CDS encoding DUF2089 domain-containing protein; the protein is MRPLPLPFPDETEAPLVTELRFPTSGTTVRGVFELNEFATLTPENLEFLRLYIRVRGNLKEVERVLGLSYPTVRSRFDALLRAMGYEPEAPDPQDEVLSQLERGELTPEEAARKLRR
- a CDS encoding SIR2 family NAD-dependent protein deacylase, with amino-acid sequence MDLSQARAALKAARRVAVLTGAGISAESGIPTFRDAQTGHWARFRPEDLASPDAYRRDPDLVWEWYAGRYRDVLAAQPNRGHELLAELERRKGPGFFLATQNVDGLHARAGSGSAGGELVELHGNLLQARDELTGEVFPLAAPDELTLPPLSPNGQRMRPHIVWFGEYLPVDALDAAQRAFAGAEVALVIGTSSVVYPAAGLAAETLRRGGAVIEINPEATDLTPDATFSLRESASRGLELLLEDD